A region from the Sandaracinus amylolyticus genome encodes:
- a CDS encoding alpha/beta hydrolase family esterase codes for MRISARVLLVTSALATLACEGSSDDSMVDDASTATPDAGAPTGPPSEIGPAERPARLVVPDAHDGTTPLPLVVLLHGYSASAPLQDTYWRATQAARSMGFYLLLPNGTTDSRGNRFWNATTACCDFDMTGVDDVAYLTSLLDEAESVVPVDTSRVYFIGHSNGSYMSFRMACELSDRVAAIGGLAGADFLNDTDCEPAHPVSVLHVHGDADETVSFTGTAYYPSARTAVERWAGRAGCDVAAVETLEPIDLVTSLDGAETTVERWSTGCAEGHDAELWTIAGGSHVPSFQSTWMEKLVGWLLEHRLE; via the coding sequence ATGCGCATCTCTGCTCGCGTGTTGCTGGTGACCTCCGCCCTCGCGACGCTCGCGTGCGAGGGCTCGAGCGACGACTCGATGGTCGACGACGCGTCGACCGCCACGCCCGATGCCGGAGCGCCGACGGGGCCGCCGAGCGAGATCGGGCCCGCGGAACGCCCGGCGCGCCTCGTCGTGCCCGATGCGCACGACGGCACCACGCCGCTGCCGCTGGTCGTGCTGCTGCACGGGTACTCCGCGAGCGCGCCGCTGCAGGACACGTACTGGCGCGCGACCCAGGCCGCGCGCTCGATGGGCTTCTACCTCCTGCTGCCGAACGGCACGACCGACTCGCGCGGGAACCGCTTCTGGAACGCGACGACGGCGTGCTGTGACTTCGACATGACCGGCGTCGACGACGTCGCGTACCTCACGTCGCTGCTCGACGAAGCGGAGAGCGTCGTCCCGGTCGACACGTCGCGCGTGTACTTCATCGGGCACTCGAACGGCAGCTACATGAGCTTCCGGATGGCCTGCGAGCTCTCGGATCGCGTCGCCGCGATCGGCGGCCTCGCGGGCGCGGACTTCCTGAACGACACCGACTGCGAGCCGGCGCATCCGGTCTCCGTGCTGCACGTGCACGGCGACGCGGACGAGACGGTGTCGTTCACCGGCACCGCGTACTACCCGTCGGCGCGCACCGCGGTGGAGCGCTGGGCGGGGCGCGCGGGATGCGACGTCGCCGCGGTCGAGACGCTCGAGCCGATCGATCTCGTCACCTCGCTCGACGGCGCGGAGACCACGGTCGAGCGCTGGTCGACCGGATGCGCCGAGGGGCACGACGCCGAGCTCTGGACGATCGCGGGTGGCTCGCACGTGCCGAGCTTCCAGTCGACGTGGATGGAGAAGCTCGTCGGCTGGCTGCTCGAGCACCGTCTCGAGTGA
- a CDS encoding PEGA domain-containing protein yields MRVRLALVSALAFALALPPGIVPAIARAQDAPLDPAQAEALALFRRGVELGEQDRWADALEHFRRSRAIAERPNTVFNVAFALYRLGRFTQAIDEFEQYLAMTEGQPPSERRDEAVRLRGESVASLAEITLEIAPLDARVLLDGEPIREETGSPRTLRLDPGRHVVRANAEGYEEGALTISVLAGEHGARSMTLVAHQSAEIVDPPPPPSGGSILEDPVFWVITGVVVIGAGVAIGAGVAATQGGEDYRGSTGVVLRALTF; encoded by the coding sequence GTGAGGGTGCGTCTCGCGCTGGTCTCCGCGCTCGCCTTCGCGCTCGCGCTGCCACCCGGGATCGTCCCGGCGATCGCGCGCGCGCAGGACGCGCCGCTCGATCCAGCGCAGGCCGAGGCGCTCGCGCTCTTCCGCCGCGGCGTCGAGCTCGGCGAGCAGGATCGCTGGGCCGACGCGCTCGAGCACTTCCGTCGCTCGCGCGCGATCGCGGAGCGCCCGAACACCGTGTTCAACGTCGCGTTCGCGCTCTATCGCCTCGGCCGCTTCACCCAGGCGATCGACGAGTTCGAGCAGTACCTCGCGATGACCGAGGGCCAGCCGCCGAGCGAGCGTCGCGACGAAGCGGTGCGCCTGCGCGGCGAGTCGGTCGCGAGCCTCGCCGAGATCACGCTCGAGATCGCGCCGCTTGACGCGCGCGTGCTGCTCGATGGCGAGCCGATCCGCGAGGAGACCGGCTCACCGCGGACGCTGCGCCTCGATCCCGGGCGCCACGTCGTGCGCGCGAACGCCGAGGGCTACGAAGAGGGAGCGCTGACGATCTCGGTGCTCGCGGGCGAGCACGGCGCGCGATCGATGACGCTCGTCGCGCACCAGAGCGCGGAGATCGTCGATCCGCCGCCTCCGCCGTCCGGCGGGAGCATCCTCGAGGACCCGGTGTTCTGGGTGATCACCGGCGTCGTCGTGATCGGCGCGGGCGTCGCGATCGGCGCGGGCGTCGCGGCGACGCAGGGCGGCGAGGACTACCGCGGCTCGACCGGCGTCGTCCTGCGCGCGCTGACGTTCTGA
- a CDS encoding serine/threonine-protein kinase, which produces MPILTPEERVGSLLAGRYRLESILGSGGTSVVFRASHTWTGRPVALKLLKPEHARDKGLVMRFLREARTASTIVHPNVVTILDMGTDPGGDVYLAMELLEGSSLGEILDRESTLSPERTVELLRPIMEALAIAHERGIVHRDIKPDNVLIGDRGDGVVRPILLDFGMAKMTEAAWGHATQSGLIVGTPFYMSPEQAEGASDVGAASDAWSMGVLLYRCLTGVLPFFASSPTSLLLAIVRGDHVTVSERAPHVPAALASVVERALRVDRAERYADMREMLAAIDRAARGEVEPMRASGTLPTPTAPLRSVPERASEVVSDARPGDRRRTSAIVALLAALVLAAIGVGVVGLGGEPVVASPTPAATPADVVPSAAQPVAPDETAREPIATTGATLVEPASAPPSADGMREEARARAALPSAPVEIGAAPIEPAPSPRRRRGLARSFDDREREEGAARSGSGLATEW; this is translated from the coding sequence ATGCCGATCCTCACGCCCGAGGAGCGAGTCGGGAGCCTTCTCGCCGGACGCTACCGCCTCGAGTCGATCCTCGGCTCCGGCGGCACGTCCGTCGTGTTTCGCGCGAGCCACACCTGGACCGGCCGCCCGGTCGCGCTGAAGCTGCTCAAGCCCGAGCACGCGCGCGACAAGGGCCTCGTGATGCGCTTCCTGCGCGAGGCGCGCACGGCGTCGACGATCGTGCACCCGAACGTCGTGACGATCCTCGACATGGGCACCGATCCCGGCGGGGACGTGTACCTCGCGATGGAGCTGCTCGAGGGCAGCTCGCTCGGCGAGATCCTCGATCGCGAGAGCACGCTCTCCCCCGAGCGCACGGTCGAGCTGCTGCGGCCGATCATGGAGGCGCTCGCGATCGCGCACGAGCGCGGGATCGTCCACCGCGACATCAAGCCGGACAACGTGCTGATCGGCGATCGCGGCGACGGAGTCGTCCGGCCGATCCTGCTCGACTTCGGCATGGCGAAGATGACCGAGGCCGCGTGGGGGCACGCGACGCAGTCGGGCCTGATCGTCGGCACGCCGTTCTACATGTCGCCCGAGCAGGCCGAGGGCGCGAGCGACGTGGGCGCCGCGTCGGACGCGTGGTCGATGGGCGTGCTGCTCTATCGCTGCCTCACCGGCGTGCTGCCGTTCTTCGCGAGCTCGCCGACGTCGCTGCTGCTCGCGATCGTGCGCGGCGATCACGTGACCGTCTCGGAGCGCGCGCCGCACGTGCCCGCCGCGCTCGCGTCGGTGGTCGAGCGCGCGCTGCGCGTCGATCGCGCCGAGCGCTACGCCGACATGCGCGAGATGCTCGCGGCGATCGATCGCGCCGCGCGCGGCGAGGTCGAGCCGATGCGCGCGAGCGGGACGCTGCCCACACCGACCGCGCCGCTGCGCAGCGTGCCCGAGCGCGCGAGCGAGGTGGTGAGCGACGCGCGGCCCGGAGATCGCCGTCGCACGTCGGCGATCGTCGCGTTGCTCGCGGCGCTGGTGCTCGCCGCGATCGGGGTCGGCGTGGTCGGCCTCGGAGGTGAGCCGGTCGTCGCGAGCCCGACGCCCGCTGCCACGCCGGCCGACGTGGTCCCGAGCGCGGCTCAGCCGGTCGCGCCCGACGAGACCGCGCGCGAGCCGATCGCGACGACCGGAGCGACGCTCGTAGAGCCCGCGAGCGCACCTCCGTCGGCCGACGGCATGCGTGAGGAGGCGCGCGCGCGCGCCGCCCTTCCGAGCGCGCCGGTCGAGATCGGCGCCGCGCCCATCGAGCCGGCGCCGTCGCCTCGCCGTCGCCGCGGCCTCGCGCGCTCGTTCGACGATCGCGAGCGCGAAGAAGGCGCGGCGCGCTCGGGCTCGGGGCTCGCGACGGAGTGGTGA
- the yedA gene encoding drug/metabolite exporter YedA, translating to MTTPAAAASPAPAPTSPASSLPGHVLVALALVYVIWSSTYLAIRVMVRELPPLATGGVRFVIAGAVLLAIQRARGVVLPTRREWIAAVPVGVLLFGVGNGFVMHAERSISSGIAAVVCGTTPLWAGVLGPIFGERATRREWLGMALGFAGVVVLSAGGDLTSDPIAAALLLIAPLGWAAGSLWARKLPVARGPSGAATQMIAGGVVMLAVGALSGEHAPEVISWSSAFAFVYLVVLGSLVGFSAYAHLLQNARPALAMSYAYVNPALAVLLGAVLGAEHVGLEVIAATALIVGAVVLLVRGRR from the coding sequence GTGACCACCCCTGCTGCCGCCGCGTCGCCCGCTCCCGCGCCCACGTCGCCCGCCTCGTCGCTCCCCGGCCACGTCCTCGTCGCGCTCGCGCTCGTCTACGTGATCTGGAGCTCGACGTACCTGGCGATCCGCGTGATGGTGCGCGAGCTGCCGCCGCTCGCGACGGGCGGCGTGCGCTTCGTGATCGCGGGCGCGGTGCTCCTCGCGATCCAGCGGGCGCGCGGAGTGGTACTGCCGACACGGCGCGAATGGATCGCGGCGGTCCCCGTCGGCGTCCTGCTCTTCGGCGTCGGCAACGGCTTCGTGATGCACGCCGAGCGCAGCATCTCGTCGGGCATCGCGGCGGTGGTCTGCGGGACGACGCCGCTCTGGGCCGGCGTGCTCGGCCCGATCTTCGGCGAGCGCGCGACGCGCCGCGAGTGGCTCGGCATGGCGCTCGGCTTCGCGGGCGTGGTCGTGCTCTCGGCGGGTGGCGATCTGACGAGCGATCCGATCGCGGCCGCGCTGCTCCTGATCGCGCCGCTCGGATGGGCCGCGGGCTCGCTCTGGGCGCGCAAGCTCCCGGTCGCGCGCGGTCCCTCGGGCGCGGCGACGCAGATGATCGCGGGCGGCGTCGTGATGCTCGCCGTCGGTGCGCTCTCGGGCGAGCACGCGCCCGAGGTGATCTCGTGGAGCTCCGCGTTCGCGTTCGTGTATCTCGTGGTGCTCGGCTCGCTCGTCGGGTTCAGCGCATACGCGCACTTGCTCCAGAACGCGCGACCCGCGCTCGCGATGAGCTACGCGTACGTGAACCCCGCGCTCGCGGTGCTGCTCGGCGCGGTGCTCGGGGCGGAGCACGTCGGCCTCGAGGTGATCGCCGCGACGGCGCTGATCGTCGGCGCGGTGGTGCTGCTCGTGCGCGGCAGGCGCTGA
- a CDS encoding glutathione S-transferase family protein, with product MTTTRRAQPILTLCELGDTGIEGLESFSPFCLKAHRALRAAGLQYQRRTSARPDAFKSLNATGQVPVLLVGDEPVADSTRIVARISQLGRSLDAGPTGRERAEAWLWEELADTALNGFLVAARWADARNWPAVRDAYFAEMPALVRAIVPARLRANVVATLVARDVWRAGEDECWRRYEALLDQLEARAPERGWWVGDRLSVADLALFAQLRALRTPLTPWQSSRIDARPTLCAWLDRVDEATRAPAVAIAA from the coding sequence ATGACGACGACCCGACGAGCACAGCCGATCCTCACGCTCTGCGAGCTCGGCGACACGGGCATCGAGGGGCTCGAGAGCTTCTCGCCGTTCTGCCTCAAGGCGCACCGCGCGCTGCGCGCCGCGGGCCTGCAGTACCAGCGCCGCACGAGCGCGCGTCCCGATGCGTTCAAGTCGCTCAACGCGACGGGCCAGGTGCCGGTGCTGCTCGTCGGCGACGAGCCCGTCGCGGACTCGACGCGCATCGTCGCGCGCATCTCGCAGCTCGGTCGCTCGCTCGACGCGGGGCCGACCGGGCGCGAGCGCGCCGAGGCGTGGCTCTGGGAAGAGCTCGCGGACACCGCGCTCAACGGGTTCCTCGTCGCCGCGCGCTGGGCCGACGCGCGCAATTGGCCTGCCGTGCGCGACGCGTACTTCGCGGAGATGCCCGCGTTGGTGCGCGCGATCGTCCCCGCGCGGCTCCGCGCGAACGTCGTCGCGACGCTCGTCGCGCGCGACGTGTGGCGCGCCGGCGAGGACGAGTGCTGGCGTCGCTACGAAGCGCTCCTCGATCAGCTCGAGGCGCGCGCGCCGGAGCGCGGATGGTGGGTCGGCGATCGCCTCAGCGTCGCGGATCTCGCGCTGTTCGCGCAGCTCCGCGCGCTGCGCACGCCGCTCACGCCGTGGCAGTCCTCGCGCATCGACGCGCGCCCGACCCTCTGTGCGTGGCTCGATCGCGTCGACGAGGCGACGCGCGCGCCGGCGGTCGCGATCGCTGCCTGA